One genomic segment of Acomys russatus chromosome 6, mAcoRus1.1, whole genome shotgun sequence includes these proteins:
- the Znf648 gene encoding zinc finger protein 648, with translation MAEVDSQDRWSKVALGSMIHDTQMLNMNLESEDEDGREGGFLVTQTKTDLPCDTQSCKEEEKWSVPFSAGLREKKAGVMPGKTNSWGKKACKITLTQASPGLEEALTARSRGSLYKAVAQRQAPRDSVRNDGGKRANKDTVPDVPSSLLDSRGSFVAQNSAEAFSVDKNSQEYFPRSESTPAPTSGTPASLASALAKAQGSRKLQGQVGPGVSGQEKEGPDRCVQGRRAFQKSSKLQGPAKHSGTKPYICQLCGKAYSHRSTLQQHRRLHTGERPYQCPFCDKAYTWSSDHRKHIRTHTGEKPYGCPDCGRAFVRSSDLRKHQRNMHSNDKPFPCAQCGLTFNRPLSLLRHQRTHLGAKPFRCSSCGREFSVASRMVEHQRVHSGERPFPCSTCGKCFTKSSNLHEHQTLHTGQRPFKCADCGVAFAQPSRLLRHQRIHTGERPFHCIECGQAFARSSTLKRHQQIHSGDRDFICEECGRAFCFASELAQHIRLHSGERAYRCEGCSQAFTCSNHLQRHQAKHDTCKKEPVAFSSDE, from the coding sequence ATGGCAGAAGTAGACTCCCAGGATAGGTGGAGCAAGGTGGCTCTTGGCAGCATGATTCATGATACCCAGATGTTGAACATGAACTTGGAGAGTGAAGATGAGGATGGTAGGGAGGGTGGCTTCCTCGTAACTCAGACCAAAACTGACTTGCCATGTGACACCCAGTCCtgcaaagaagaagagaaatggtcTGTGCCCTTCAGTGCTGGACTCAGGGAGAAGAAAGCTGGGGTGATGCCTGGAAAGACCAACAGCTGGGGGAAAAAGGCATGCAAGATCACCCTGACCCAAGCCTCCCCGGGATTAGAGGAGGCTCTCACTGCCCGCTCCCGAGGCTCCTTATACAAGGCTGTAGCTCAAAGACAGGCTCCCAGGGACTCTGTGCGCAATGATGGGGGCAAGAGGGCAAACAAGGATACAGTCCCGGATGTCCCGAGCAGCCTCTTAGACAGTAGAGGGTCTTTTGTAGCACAGAACAGTGCAGAGGCATTCTCCGTAGACAAGAACTCTCAGGAATATTTTCCCAGGTCTGAGAGCACCCCAGCGCCGACTTCAGGCACTCCTGCCAGCCTGGCATCAGCGTTGGCAAAAGCACAAGGCAGTAGAAAACTCCAGGGCCAAGTGGGCCCAGGAGTCAGCGGGCAGGAAAAGGAGGGTCCCGATAGGTGTGTACAGGGCAGGCGGGCCTTTCAGAAGTCCAGCAAACTTCAGGGCCCCGCGAAACACAGTGGTACCAAGCCCTATATTTGCCAACTGTGTGGGAAGGCCTACTCTCATCGCAGTACGCTCCAGCAGCACCGGCGCCTGCACACAGGCGAGCGGCCATACCAGTGCCCCTTCTGTGACAAAGCATATACTTGGTCCTCTGATCACCGCAAGCACATCCGCACCCACACCGGTGAGAAACCCTACGGGTGCCCGGACTGCGGGAGGGCCTTTGTGCGCTCCTCTGATCTGCGCAAGCACCAGCGCAACATGCACAGCAACGACAAGCCCTTCCCGTGTGCCCAGTGCGGTTTGACTTTCAACAGGCCTCTGTCGCTGCTGCGCCACCAGCGCACGCACCTGGGCGCCAAGCCTTTTCGCTGCTCCTCCTGCGGCAGGGAGTTCTCGGTGGCCAGCCGCATGGTGGAGCATCAGCGCGTGCACTCTGGCGAGCGGCCCTTCCCCTGCTCCACCTGCGGCAAGTGCTTCACCAAATCTTCCAATCTGCACGAACACCAGACGCTGCACACCGGCCAGAGGCCCTTCAAGTGCGCCGACTGCGGTGTGGCCTTTGCGCAGCCCTCGCGCCTGCTACGCCACCAGCGCATTCACACGGGCGAGAGACCCTTTCATTGCATAGAATGCGGCCAGGCCTTCGCCCGCTCCTCCACCCTAAAGCGGCACCAACAGATTCACTCTGGGGACAGGGACTTCATCTGTGAGGAGTGCGGCAGGGCCTTCTGCTTCGCGTCGGAGTTGGCTCAGCACATCCGGTTGCACAGTGGGGAGAGGGCCTACCGGTGTGAGGGCTGCAGCCAGGCCTTCACCTGCTCCAACCACCTCCAAAGGCACCAAGCCAAGCATGACACCTGCAAGAAGGAGCCTGTCGCCTTCTCCTCCGATGAGTGA